In Streptomyces nojiriensis, one genomic interval encodes:
- a CDS encoding cation diffusion facilitator family transporter, which translates to MSGHDHAHDGHDHGHDHGGHSHGVAADADRRWLAIALALIGGFMAVEVVIGLMANSLALISDAAHMLTDAVSIVLALIAMRLAARPARGGFTYGLKRAEILSAQANGLTLILLAAWLAYEAVRRLMDPPPVEGGLVVVTALAGIVVNVAAAWCISRANRSALVVEGAYQHILNDLFAFIGTAVAGLIVLTTGFRQADAIATLVVVVLMVKAGYGLVRESGRILLEAAPAHVDPDAVGDRLVGHPPVTEVHDLHIWTITSGQAALSAHVLVEPAGDCHAVRRDLERLLDKEYGITHTTLQVDHAQDSLLTVGRAGGGASDAHCADAHGPVHRQGPHDH; encoded by the coding sequence ATGAGTGGGCACGACCACGCGCACGACGGCCACGACCACGGCCACGACCACGGAGGGCACAGCCACGGCGTGGCGGCCGATGCCGACCGGCGCTGGCTGGCGATCGCGCTCGCCCTGATCGGCGGGTTCATGGCCGTCGAGGTGGTCATCGGCCTCATGGCCAACTCGCTGGCCCTGATCTCCGACGCGGCCCACATGCTGACCGACGCGGTCTCGATCGTCCTGGCGCTGATCGCCATGCGGCTGGCCGCCCGCCCCGCCCGCGGCGGCTTCACGTACGGCCTCAAGCGGGCCGAGATACTCTCCGCCCAGGCGAACGGACTGACGCTGATCCTGCTGGCGGCCTGGCTGGCGTACGAGGCGGTGCGGCGGCTGATGGACCCGCCGCCGGTGGAGGGCGGGCTGGTCGTGGTGACCGCGCTCGCGGGCATCGTCGTCAACGTGGCCGCGGCCTGGTGCATCTCCCGGGCGAACCGTTCCGCGCTCGTCGTCGAGGGCGCCTACCAGCACATCCTGAACGACCTCTTCGCCTTCATCGGCACCGCGGTCGCCGGTCTGATCGTGCTGACCACCGGCTTCCGGCAGGCGGACGCGATCGCCACGCTGGTCGTGGTGGTGCTGATGGTCAAGGCGGGCTACGGGCTGGTCCGCGAGTCCGGCCGGATCCTCCTGGAGGCCGCCCCGGCCCATGTGGACCCGGACGCGGTCGGCGACCGCCTCGTCGGGCACCCGCCCGTCACCGAGGTGCACGACCTGCACATCTGGACGATCACCTCGGGCCAGGCGGCCCTGTCCGCGCACGTGCTGGTGGAGCCGGCGGGCGACTGCCACGCCGTACGCCGCGACCTGGAGCGGCTGCTCGACAAGGAGTACGGGATCACGCACACCACCCTCCAGGTGGACCACGCCCAGGACTCCCTGCTCACGGTCGGCCGCGCGGGCGGGGGCGCCTCCGACGCGCACTGCGCGGACGCGCACGGTCCGGTGCACCGGCAGGGCCCGCACGACCACTGA
- a CDS encoding response regulator transcription factor → MEDEAPVIRVLLVDDDAIVRAGLRLMLGGAPDIELVAEAADGAEVPALVAAHEPHLVLMDIRMPGVDGLAATETLRARPGAPDVLVLTTFHTDAHVLRALRAGAAGFLLKDTPPQEIVTAIRTVAAGDPVLSPAVTRRLIDQVAGDSGRDTRATAARARLALLAERERDVALAVGRGLSNAEIGRELHLALPTVKTHVSRVLTRLDLNNRVQIALLVHDAALPDSGRR, encoded by the coding sequence ATGGAAGACGAGGCGCCGGTGATTCGCGTACTGCTGGTCGACGACGACGCGATCGTCCGGGCCGGACTGCGCCTGATGCTGGGCGGAGCCCCGGACATCGAGCTCGTCGCGGAGGCCGCGGACGGCGCGGAGGTGCCCGCCCTGGTCGCCGCGCACGAACCCCACCTGGTGCTCATGGACATCCGGATGCCGGGCGTCGACGGGCTGGCCGCCACCGAGACGCTCCGGGCGCGGCCGGGAGCCCCGGACGTGCTGGTACTGACCACCTTCCACACCGATGCGCACGTCCTGCGGGCTCTGCGGGCCGGAGCGGCCGGGTTCCTCCTCAAGGACACCCCGCCGCAGGAGATCGTGACGGCCATCCGGACGGTGGCCGCCGGGGACCCGGTGCTCTCCCCGGCCGTCACCCGCCGGCTCATCGACCAGGTGGCGGGCGACTCCGGCCGGGACACCCGGGCGACCGCCGCCCGCGCCCGGCTGGCGCTGCTGGCCGAGCGCGAGCGGGACGTGGCCCTGGCGGTCGGGCGGGGCCTGTCCAACGCCGAGATCGGACGGGAGCTCCACCTGGCACTGCCCACGGTGAAGACCCACGTGTCCCGGGTCCTGACCCGGCTCGACCTCAACAACCGGGTCCAGATCGCCCTGTTGGTCCATGACGCGGCCCTGCCCGACAGCGGACGGCGCTGA
- a CDS encoding serine/threonine-protein kinase: MTVAEERAEPADGSPADLRGKQIAGYLVESEIGRGGMAVVYEALDLRLDRRVALKLLAPELARNDTFRQRFAHESKVAAAIEHPNIVPVFEAGEADGLLYIAMRLVEGPDLRVMLDRTGPLPVETAARIAGQVASALDAAHAHDLVHRDVKPGNILIAPGTDRDHPEHAYLTDFGLTKKSLSLTGFTTDGQFVGTMTYVAPEQISGKPVDGRCDVYSLGCVVYEALAGEPPFQRDDDIALLWAHQYDAPPPLSSRRPGLPEEVDAVLAKALAKSPDDRWSSCLEFTGALRRAGEAGGPTTTGVAGDEAGARPDLPAPPPVPAWALPVFGRPASGGTA; the protein is encoded by the coding sequence CTGACGGTGGCCGAGGAACGGGCGGAGCCCGCGGACGGGTCCCCGGCCGACCTGCGCGGGAAGCAGATCGCCGGGTACCTGGTGGAGAGCGAGATCGGGCGCGGCGGCATGGCCGTCGTCTACGAGGCGCTCGACCTGCGCCTCGACCGGCGGGTGGCACTGAAACTGCTGGCCCCCGAGCTGGCCCGGAACGACACCTTCAGGCAGCGGTTCGCCCACGAGTCGAAGGTGGCGGCGGCCATCGAGCACCCCAACATCGTGCCCGTGTTCGAGGCGGGGGAGGCGGACGGACTGCTCTACATCGCCATGCGCCTCGTCGAGGGACCGGACCTGCGGGTGATGCTGGACCGGACGGGCCCGCTGCCGGTGGAGACGGCCGCGCGCATCGCCGGCCAGGTGGCCTCCGCGCTGGACGCCGCCCATGCCCACGACCTGGTCCACCGGGACGTGAAACCGGGCAACATCCTGATCGCCCCGGGCACGGACCGGGACCACCCGGAACACGCCTACCTCACGGACTTCGGGCTGACGAAGAAATCGCTGTCCCTGACCGGGTTCACGACCGACGGTCAGTTCGTCGGCACCATGACCTACGTGGCGCCGGAACAGATCTCGGGCAAGCCGGTGGACGGCCGCTGCGACGTCTACAGCCTGGGATGCGTCGTCTACGAGGCCCTCGCCGGGGAACCGCCCTTCCAGCGCGACGACGACATCGCCCTGCTGTGGGCCCACCAGTACGACGCCCCGCCCCCGCTGAGCTCGCGGCGGCCCGGGCTGCCGGAAGAGGTGGACGCGGTCCTGGCGAAGGCGCTGGCCAAGTCGCCGGACGACCGGTGGAGCAGCTGTCTGGAGTTCACCGGGGCCCTGCGGCGGGCGGGGGAGGCCGGCGGGCCGACGACGACAGGGGTGGCGGGCGATGAGGCGGGCGCCCGCCCCGACCTGCCCGCCCCGCCACCGGTGCCGGCCTGGGCGCTCCCGGTGTTCGGCCGGCCGGCCTCCGGGGGGACGGCCTGA
- a CDS encoding Tm-1-like ATP-binding domain-containing protein — MTNVVLVGTLDTKGVEYGWLRERLLRAGVEVVLVDTGIMGEPRVPADVPREAVARAAGAELPELRTAADRGAAVATMARGAEATLLRLHAEGRLHGVLAIGGSGGTSIATRAMRALPLGVPKLMVSSMASGDVRPYVGSSDITMMYSVVDIAGINSISAPVLANAVAAITGMARAYARTSAEGRPPRLGAGGRPLVAASMAGVTTAGVDAARERLTELGYEVLVFHVSGTGGRTLETLAGQGIFAGVLDLTLSELADDLCGGLLTAGPDRLSAAGRAGIPQVVSLGALDMVKFGPLESLPRQVRDRGVHVHNPSITVTRTTAAECAELGRRVAAKLCAASGPTAVCVPLRGLSTLGAPGGPYHDPGADRALFSALREGLRGSATRLYDYDTHINDPAFGRAAADRLHTMIGAMSAAA; from the coding sequence ATGACCAACGTCGTGCTGGTGGGGACCTTGGACACCAAGGGTGTGGAGTACGGCTGGCTGCGCGAGAGGCTGCTGCGCGCCGGCGTCGAAGTGGTACTGGTCGACACGGGAATCATGGGCGAACCCAGGGTGCCCGCCGACGTACCGCGTGAGGCGGTGGCCCGGGCGGCCGGAGCGGAACTGCCGGAACTGCGCACGGCCGCCGACCGGGGTGCGGCCGTGGCCACCATGGCGAGGGGTGCGGAGGCGACCCTCTTACGCCTGCACGCCGAGGGCAGGCTGCACGGGGTACTCGCCATCGGCGGGAGCGGCGGCACTTCCATCGCCACCCGGGCGATGCGCGCCCTGCCACTGGGCGTACCGAAACTGATGGTCTCGTCCATGGCGTCCGGGGACGTCCGCCCCTACGTGGGCTCCTCGGACATCACGATGATGTACAGCGTGGTGGACATCGCGGGGATCAACAGCATCTCCGCACCGGTCCTGGCGAACGCGGTCGCGGCTATCACCGGGATGGCCCGGGCCTACGCCCGTACCTCCGCGGAGGGCCGCCCGCCCCGGCTGGGCGCGGGCGGCCGCCCCCTGGTCGCGGCGAGCATGGCGGGCGTGACCACGGCCGGAGTGGACGCGGCGCGCGAGCGGCTGACGGAACTCGGCTACGAGGTGCTGGTCTTCCACGTCAGCGGCACCGGCGGCCGCACCCTGGAGACCCTGGCCGGCCAGGGGATCTTCGCGGGCGTCCTCGACCTCACCCTCAGCGAGCTCGCCGACGACCTGTGCGGGGGTCTCCTCACCGCGGGCCCGGACCGGCTCAGCGCGGCCGGGCGGGCGGGAATCCCGCAGGTGGTGAGCCTGGGGGCGCTGGACATGGTGAAGTTCGGCCCGCTGGAGAGCCTGCCCCGGCAGGTCCGCGACCGGGGCGTCCACGTCCACAATCCGTCCATCACGGTGACCCGTACGACCGCGGCCGAATGCGCGGAGCTCGGCCGCCGGGTCGCGGCGAAACTGTGCGCGGCGAGCGGCCCCACGGCGGTCTGCGTCCCGCTCCGTGGACTGTCCACGCTCGGCGCGCCGGGCGGGCCTTACCATGACCCCGGCGCGGACCGGGCCCTGTTCTCCGCGCTGCGCGAGGGCCTGCGGGGCAGTGCCACGAGGCTCTACGACTACGACACACACATCAACGATCCGGCCTTCGGGCGGGCGGCGGCCGACCGGCTGCACACCATGATCGGCGCCATGTCGGCCGCGGCCTGA
- a CDS encoding FHA domain-containing protein, translated as MVQRPSVPTAPQLVLVTDWGATEMDPDRIYHVGRDPLCEICLDDARVSWHHAILRPDGDHWTLEDEGSTNGTFADGHRVREWSVGVGTELRFGSVEDGPRAAVIGPAPPPPPAPPPGPGTGRPSHVTNPAMTGTFRQPTTVRPLPVRTTVRIGRAPESDLVVDDLTVSRRHAELHALADGSYEIVDLGSHNGTYLNGAAVTRPTPVTEGDIVGIGHSVFCLVGDQLQEFVDTGEVSLDVQGLTVAVDRGRKTLLDQVSFPVGAKCLLAVVGPSGAGKSTLLGALTGLRPADQGTVLYDGRDLYRDYAELRSRIGLVPQDDILHLQLTVRRALTYAAELRFPQDTAKAERQARVDEVIGELGLEQRADQPIHSLSGGQRKRVSVALELLTKPSLLFLDEPTSGLDPGMDRSVMNMLRELADDGRTVIVVTHSVLNLEGCDRLLVLAPGGRIAYYGPPGEALDFFGFDQWPEAFEAFENQRDRDWAGEYRASPMHRRNVDFTAGRLPLTEQAERSAAGPPPKPPPKAQSWGSQLSTLIRRYASVLRSDRTFLIIMVALPFVMGAMTRALAGNTLNAETALNALFILCVGGVLIGAANAVRELVKERVIYQRERSVGLSRSAYLMSKVVVLGAITVAQAVVLTLVGLAGVTINAPGGRGNFMPPLLEITLAVALLSLTAMLLGLLISALVTKEEVTMPLLVLLTIVQVVFCGSLLKLTGVPVIEQLAWFVPARWAMGAMAGTIDLGAIVPGKITQDPLFDHEAHLWLLEMGMLVVLSVLFGVLVSRLLRRHEPTIMRK; from the coding sequence ATGGTCCAGCGCCCAAGTGTGCCGACCGCGCCCCAGCTCGTCCTGGTGACCGACTGGGGCGCCACCGAGATGGATCCCGACCGGATCTACCACGTCGGTCGGGACCCCCTTTGCGAGATCTGCCTCGACGACGCCCGCGTCTCCTGGCACCACGCGATCCTGCGCCCGGACGGCGACCACTGGACGCTCGAGGACGAGGGCAGCACCAACGGCACCTTCGCCGATGGTCACCGCGTCCGTGAGTGGAGCGTCGGCGTCGGCACGGAACTGCGCTTCGGCAGCGTCGAGGACGGGCCCCGCGCCGCCGTCATCGGCCCCGCGCCGCCGCCCCCGCCCGCACCACCCCCCGGGCCCGGCACCGGCCGCCCCTCCCACGTCACGAACCCGGCCATGACCGGCACCTTCCGGCAGCCGACGACGGTACGTCCGCTGCCCGTCCGCACCACCGTCCGCATCGGCCGCGCCCCCGAGAGCGACCTCGTCGTCGACGACCTCACCGTGTCCCGCCGCCACGCCGAGCTGCACGCCCTCGCCGACGGCAGCTACGAGATCGTCGACCTCGGCAGCCACAACGGCACCTACCTCAACGGCGCCGCCGTGACCCGGCCCACCCCCGTCACCGAGGGCGACATCGTCGGCATCGGCCACTCGGTCTTCTGCCTCGTCGGCGACCAGCTCCAGGAGTTCGTGGACACCGGCGAGGTCTCCCTCGACGTCCAGGGCCTCACCGTCGCCGTCGACCGGGGCCGCAAGACCCTCCTCGACCAGGTCTCCTTCCCCGTCGGCGCCAAATGCCTGCTGGCCGTCGTGGGCCCCAGCGGAGCCGGCAAGTCCACCCTGCTCGGCGCGCTGACCGGCCTGCGCCCCGCCGACCAGGGCACCGTCCTGTACGACGGGCGCGACCTCTACCGCGACTACGCCGAGCTGCGCAGCCGCATCGGCCTCGTCCCGCAGGACGACATCCTGCACCTCCAGCTCACCGTCCGGCGCGCCCTCACCTACGCCGCCGAACTGCGCTTCCCGCAGGACACGGCCAAGGCCGAACGCCAGGCCCGGGTCGACGAGGTGATCGGCGAACTCGGCCTCGAACAGCGTGCCGACCAGCCCATCCACAGCCTCTCCGGCGGCCAGCGCAAACGCGTCTCCGTCGCCCTGGAACTGCTCACCAAGCCCTCCCTGCTCTTCCTGGACGAGCCCACCTCCGGACTCGACCCCGGCATGGACCGCTCGGTGATGAACATGCTGCGCGAGCTCGCGGACGACGGCCGCACGGTCATCGTCGTCACCCACAGCGTGCTCAACCTCGAAGGCTGCGACCGCCTCCTGGTCCTGGCACCCGGCGGGCGCATCGCCTACTACGGTCCTCCCGGGGAGGCCCTCGACTTCTTCGGCTTCGACCAGTGGCCCGAGGCCTTCGAAGCCTTCGAGAACCAGCGCGACCGCGACTGGGCCGGGGAGTACCGGGCCTCGCCGATGCACCGGCGCAACGTCGACTTCACCGCCGGCCGGCTCCCGCTCACGGAGCAGGCCGAACGGTCCGCCGCCGGCCCGCCGCCGAAGCCGCCGCCCAAGGCCCAGAGCTGGGGCTCCCAGCTCTCCACCCTGATCCGCCGGTACGCTTCCGTGCTCAGGTCCGACCGCACCTTCCTGATCATCATGGTCGCGCTGCCCTTCGTCATGGGCGCCATGACCCGCGCACTGGCCGGCAACACCCTCAACGCCGAAACCGCGCTGAACGCCCTGTTCATCCTCTGTGTGGGCGGAGTCCTGATCGGCGCCGCCAACGCGGTGCGCGAACTCGTCAAGGAACGCGTCATCTACCAGCGCGAGCGCTCCGTCGGCCTGTCCCGCTCCGCCTACCTGATGTCCAAGGTCGTCGTCCTCGGCGCGATCACCGTCGCCCAAGCCGTGGTCCTGACCCTCGTAGGCCTCGCGGGCGTCACCATCAACGCCCCCGGTGGCCGCGGCAACTTCATGCCACCACTTCTCGAGATCACCCTTGCCGTCGCCCTGCTGTCCCTCACCGCGATGCTGCTCGGCCTGCTGATCTCCGCCCTGGTGACCAAGGAGGAGGTCACCATGCCGCTGCTGGTCCTCCTCACGATCGTGCAGGTCGTCTTCTGCGGCTCCCTGCTGAAACTCACCGGCGTCCCCGTCATCGAACAGCTGGCCTGGTTCGTACCGGCACGCTGGGCCATGGGGGCGATGGCCGGCACCATCGACCTCGGGGCGATCGTGCCCGGCAAGATCACCCAGGACCCGCTGTTCGACCACGAGGCCCACCTCTGGCTCCTCGAAATGGGCATGCTCGTCGTCCTGTCCGTGCTGTTCGGCGTGCTGGTCTCTCGGCTGCTGCGCCGCCACGAGCCGACCATCATGCGGAAGTAG
- a CDS encoding streptophobe family protein yields the protein MTRTPESSSSGGSARAWRDALVAVVAGFAVMTAVAVAGLMCAGAGDLPGGAFPHVAAAVVVMAAGGSLEVSGGAGSLAGADVTLSVVPLSVSLAGALVTGCLFLRPLHNRAVARPRELIGRAVPLVVLWLLALTGAAFLARETFGISTGDSPIGTITELLDSAPTVGFQADLPATLLYGLLWILGLLVIALLVSRRAPLPARLVRFHSALRPAAFATMLLLLAYVVLGIGVGVVVAATQGHADRTLAVILLGLPNLVWLALTLGFGGAWQGNVEGPFGLPMPQLLDQVLRGSDPSRIDVASLAEQDSRAWWLVVVAAVLLLGTGVLAAVRSPAHVRPWQHALHLGVALALATLTVCLLGRIQAQFGLSLLGIGEVDGLSGQVQLQPVLWRNVGLGLLWGAVAGFLGALLARPLHRGGRVDEPAAATRATPE from the coding sequence GTGACTCGGACGCCGGAATCGTCATCCTCGGGGGGCTCCGCGAGGGCATGGCGGGACGCCCTCGTCGCGGTCGTCGCGGGATTCGCGGTGATGACCGCGGTCGCCGTCGCCGGGCTGATGTGCGCGGGCGCGGGCGACCTCCCGGGTGGCGCGTTCCCGCATGTGGCCGCCGCGGTCGTGGTGATGGCGGCGGGCGGTTCGCTGGAGGTGTCGGGCGGTGCCGGTTCGCTGGCGGGGGCGGACGTGACCCTGTCGGTGGTCCCCCTCTCGGTGAGCCTGGCGGGCGCCCTCGTGACGGGCTGCCTCTTCCTGCGCCCCCTGCACAACCGGGCCGTCGCCCGGCCGCGCGAACTCATCGGCCGCGCGGTTCCGTTGGTCGTGCTGTGGCTGCTCGCCCTGACCGGCGCCGCCTTCCTCGCCCGCGAGACCTTCGGCATCTCCACCGGCGACTCCCCCATCGGGACCATCACCGAACTCCTGGACTCCGCACCCACGGTGGGCTTCCAGGCCGACCTGCCGGCCACCCTCCTGTACGGACTGCTGTGGATCCTCGGTCTGTTGGTGATCGCCCTGTTGGTCTCACGGCGCGCCCCGCTCCCGGCCCGGCTGGTCCGCTTCCACTCGGCGCTGCGCCCGGCCGCCTTCGCCACGATGCTGCTGCTCCTCGCCTACGTCGTCCTCGGCATCGGGGTCGGCGTGGTCGTGGCCGCCACGCAGGGCCATGCCGACCGGACCCTGGCCGTGATCCTGCTCGGGCTGCCGAACCTCGTCTGGCTCGCGCTCACCCTGGGCTTCGGCGGCGCCTGGCAGGGCAACGTCGAGGGGCCCTTCGGGCTGCCGATGCCGCAGCTGCTGGACCAGGTCCTGCGCGGCTCCGACCCGTCCCGGATCGACGTGGCCTCGCTCGCGGAGCAGGACTCCCGGGCCTGGTGGCTGGTGGTCGTGGCCGCCGTCCTGCTGCTCGGCACGGGCGTCCTGGCGGCCGTACGCTCCCCCGCCCACGTCCGCCCCTGGCAGCACGCTCTCCACCTGGGCGTGGCCCTGGCCCTGGCGACCTTGACGGTCTGCCTGCTGGGCCGGATCCAGGCGCAGTTCGGGCTCTCCCTGCTGGGCATCGGCGAGGTCGACGGCCTCAGCGGCCAGGTCCAACTGCAGCCCGTGCTGTGGCGCAACGTCGGTCTCGGGCTCCTGTGGGGAGCCGTGGCGGGATTCCTGGGCGCGCTGCTGGCCCGTCCGCTGCACCGCGGCGGCCGTGTCGACGAACCGGCCGCCGCGACCCGCGCGACACCCGAGTAG
- a CDS encoding sensor histidine kinase yields the protein MRRIHRTRRDWAADLALFLFAACFAAVSSQSIPVAESLGPGWRAADQVAGGLGCAAVLLRRRAPVRLAVVLLLAGSVAHYLTGPAMVAVFTVAATRPWKATAWVAALVFGPLPLFLWQLPDMSEERAGSAVTYFALIAGAIGWGLFRRSRQQLIASLRERAELAEADAESRAERARMEAREEIAREMHDVLGHRLSLLSLHAGALEFNPGAPRAEIERAAGVMRESAHLALHDLREVIGVLRAGPGTRTGAGPAEGGERPQPELADLPRLVAEARAAGGRIELAGPPDGAVPPPLVGRTAYRIVQEALTNVRKHAPGATADVRVTGGPGDGLTVEVDNTPPPGPDPVRGTVPGPTEGGGQGLIGLAERARLAGGELTALPAGGGFRVRAWLPWQG from the coding sequence ATGCGCCGTATCCACCGCACTCGCCGGGACTGGGCCGCCGACCTGGCCCTGTTCCTCTTCGCGGCCTGTTTCGCCGCCGTCAGCTCGCAGTCCATCCCGGTCGCGGAGAGCCTCGGCCCGGGCTGGCGGGCCGCCGACCAGGTGGCCGGCGGGCTCGGGTGCGCGGCGGTCCTGCTGCGGCGGCGCGCGCCGGTCCGGCTGGCCGTGGTGCTGCTCCTGGCCGGCAGCGTGGCGCACTACCTGACCGGCCCGGCGATGGTGGCGGTGTTCACGGTGGCCGCGACCCGGCCGTGGAAGGCCACGGCATGGGTGGCGGCCCTGGTCTTCGGCCCGCTGCCCCTCTTCCTGTGGCAGCTGCCGGACATGTCCGAGGAGCGGGCCGGTTCGGCCGTGACGTACTTCGCGCTGATCGCCGGAGCCATCGGCTGGGGGCTGTTCCGGCGGTCCCGGCAGCAGCTCATCGCCTCGCTCCGCGAGCGCGCCGAACTGGCCGAGGCGGACGCGGAGTCGCGGGCCGAGCGGGCCCGGATGGAGGCCAGGGAGGAGATCGCCCGCGAGATGCACGACGTACTCGGCCACCGGCTGTCGCTGCTCAGCCTGCACGCGGGCGCCCTGGAGTTCAATCCCGGCGCTCCGCGGGCGGAGATCGAGCGGGCCGCCGGGGTGATGCGCGAGAGCGCCCACCTGGCGCTGCACGACCTGCGCGAGGTGATCGGCGTACTCCGTGCGGGGCCGGGTACGCGTACGGGCGCGGGGCCCGCCGAGGGCGGCGAGCGCCCGCAGCCGGAGCTGGCGGACCTTCCCCGGCTGGTGGCGGAGGCGAGGGCCGCGGGCGGACGGATCGAGCTGGCCGGACCGCCCGACGGGGCCGTGCCGCCGCCCCTGGTGGGGCGTACGGCGTACCGGATCGTGCAGGAGGCTCTGACCAACGTGCGCAAGCACGCGCCCGGCGCGACCGCCGACGTGCGGGTCACGGGGGGCCCGGGCGACGGGCTGACGGTGGAGGTCGACAACACCCCGCCGCCCGGACCGGATCCGGTCCGGGGCACGGTCCCCGGACCGACCGAAGGCGGCGGGCAGGGGCTGATCGGGCTGGCCGAACGCGCCCGGCTGGCCGGTGGGGAACTGACGGCCCTCCCGGCCGGCGGCGGGTTCCGGGTGCGGGCCTGGCTACCCTGGCAGGGCTGA
- a CDS encoding NUDIX domain-containing protein, whose product MTHKRSAGLLLFRRTGPEPEPGVEVLLGHMGGPLWAGRKAGDWAIPKGEYGPEETPRDAARREFTEEIGLPPPEGDYLPLGEVLLTSGKLVTIWAVEADLDPALMVPGTFTMEWPPHSGNVQEFPELDRVAWFAPSLAQNMLIPSQLPFLERLLELLKV is encoded by the coding sequence ATGACACACAAACGCAGTGCCGGACTGCTCCTCTTCCGGCGGACCGGTCCGGAGCCGGAGCCCGGTGTCGAGGTACTCCTCGGACATATGGGCGGTCCGCTCTGGGCCGGGCGGAAGGCCGGTGACTGGGCCATCCCCAAGGGTGAATACGGGCCCGAGGAGACTCCGCGGGACGCGGCCCGCCGCGAGTTCACCGAGGAGATCGGGCTGCCTCCGCCGGAGGGCGACTACCTGCCGCTGGGCGAGGTCCTCCTGACCAGCGGAAAGCTGGTGACGATCTGGGCGGTGGAGGCGGATCTCGACCCCGCGCTGATGGTGCCCGGGACGTTCACGATGGAGTGGCCTCCGCACTCCGGGAACGTCCAGGAGTTCCCGGAGCTGGACCGGGTGGCCTGGTTTGCTCCGTCCCTGGCGCAAAACATGCTGATTCCTTCCCAACTCCCGTTTCTGGAACGCCTGTTGGAGCTGCTGAAGGTTTGA